TTGATTTCGTAATAGCCGGCTCAAAGCAGGATGTCATAAGAAGAATGGAGGAATACGTTCGGGCCGGGGTTGATCATTTTATTTTGAGGGATTTCAGTCCCGACCGAAAGAAATCTTTTAAGGTTTTGACCAAAGAAGTACTTCCTTATTTTAAGGCAAGCGGTTAGGACGGGGTAAAAAGACTACTATGGCATCACGTAGAAATAAAAAAGGAGGCGGGTCATTTATCTCCACTATTCTAAAGATTTTGATCGGTTTTGTTTTGGGAGTTTATCTTAGCCCCAAGGTGGCAGACCTGCTTCCTCAGGAGATGCTCTCACGATTTGGCATTAAAAAAACGCAGTCAACTTCTATCGAGAAAAGAAGCCCAGTAAAAGAAACAAAGAGAACCGTAGCCCCCAGTAATCTCTATTCTTTGGAGGTCGCAGTTTTTAGTGATATGCAAAGTGCGGCCGGTCTAGTGGATACGCTGAATACACGGGGTTATTTCCCCGATATACAAACGGTCAAAGGGAGAGAGGGAGTAATATACAAGGTGAGGATAGGGTCGTGGACGTCCAAGGAAGAGGCGATGAGCTACGCCAGGACTTTCGAGACAAAAGAGGAAATGAAGGTTACGGTGGTGGAGGCTAAATGAGGCTTAATGCCTTTGCTTAGAAATCTGATGAACAAAATCGGAGAAGGGGTCTCCGGATGGACCGGCCTGAAAATAAACCTTCTTCATGTAGTCGAGGGCCCCGGAGTAGAATTCAAAATCATGTGAAAGCTTACTGAACATTATCGGGTCCCCTTTTCCTGCCTCTAGGTCAAACCGGGAAACAAGGAAATAGGATTTGGTTCCCTCGTTAATGTAGTAACGAAGGTAGGAGCGTTTAATTATGTAATCCCTGAAAATGCCGGTCATAAAAAGGGTAAAATCGCCTATATACTTTCTCATCTCTCTTTCCAGATCGGAATATTCGGGGGAATCACTTTGAGTTTCCAGCAGCATATCGACGACCGTTTGGACACTTTTGCCTTCGGCATCCCTTATTTTATAAAGTTTCTCTGCCTCGACAAATTCTGCGAGCACGTCCGTTATGTAGGATGCGGCCTGCAGGTCTTTCTCCTTGCCCAGGTCATAAAAGCTCATTTTTACGAGCTTTCCAAAGAAGGTTCTAAGTGAGTGGAGATTCATCTTCTCGACCTTCATTCTTATTTGATCTCCTTATATTTTTGGTATAAGTATAATACTAAAATTTATCAAAAAGACACTGGTTATGTCAATGAGATTTTTCTTAATCGACATAATTCAACTTATGTCTTTCTCTTGCTCGACTTCGTTGCGATAGGAGAAGCATCGAATAA
This DNA window, taken from Thermodesulfobacteriota bacterium, encodes the following:
- a CDS encoding SPOR domain-containing protein is translated as MASRRNKKGGGSFISTILKILIGFVLGVYLSPKVADLLPQEMLSRFGIKKTQSTSIEKRSPVKETKRTVAPSNLYSLEVAVFSDMQSAAGLVDTLNTRGYFPDIQTVKGREGVIYKVRIGSWTSKEEAMSYARTFETKEEMKVTVVEAK